The DNA region AAGGATAAATACAGATGAAAAATGTTTTTTATTTATTACTAATATTACTTTCTTTAATCTCTTGTAACAATAATAATAATCAAAACACAACTGACAAACTTCAAGTATATGCAAGTATATATCCTATTTATGATTTCGCTAAAAAAATTGGCGGAGAGAAAATAGATATTTATAATATAACTTCAGCAGGTTCAGAGCCTCATGACTTTGAGCTTACATCAAAAGATATGGCTAATTTAAGCAAGGCTAATCTATTTATATATAATGGTGCTTCAATGGAGCATTGGGCAGACACTGTTAAAGATACAATAAAAGATTTAAAATATTTAGAGGCTTCTTCAAATATCAATAACGAAGAATTAGACCCTCATTTTTGGCTTTCACCTAAAAAAGCAAAAGTTCAAATGGAAAATATAAAAAATGTACTTGCAGAATTAGACAGTAAAAACGCTGATTATTATAATTCTAATTACAATTTATATGCTGCTAAATTAGATGAGCTTGATAAGAGTTTTAGAGATAATTTACAAAACATAAAAAATACTAATTTGGTTGTAACTCACCCTGCATTCGGACACTTTTGTAAAGAATATAATCTTAATCAAGTTGCAATAGCAAGAGATGAAGCTGACGCTAAAGCCATGGCTCAAACAATTAATTTCATAAAAAACAATAATATTAAAACTATATTTTATGAAGACTTCTCAAGTTCTAAGCTTGTAGATTCTATTGCAAAAGAAACAGGAGTAAAAGTGAGTGCATTAAACCCTATAGAGTCTTTAAGTGAAGAATATATTAAATCTGGAGAAGACTATTTCTCTATAATGCAGAAGAATCTAGAAGCTATAACAAATGGTCTTAATAATTAAATAATTAAGGTTCTATAATGGAAAATATAATAAGTTTTAAGAATGTGCATTTCGGATACACTCAAGAGGATATATTAAAGTGCATAAGTTTTGATATAAATAAAGGAGACTTTGTTTCTATTATAGGTTCTAATGGAGCAGGAAAAAGCACTATATTAAAACTTATTTTAGGTGAAATTAATCAATACAGAGGCGAAATAAAACTATACGGTGAAGATATTAAGAAATTTAAGAATTGGCAGCAGATTGGATATTTAGAACAGAATGCATACTACAAAATATTAAATTTCCCTGCAACTGTTTATGAGATAGTAATGTCTAATATGTTTGCAGATATTGGTTTATTTAAGTTTCCAAATAAAAAGCATAAAGAAAAAGTATTTGAAGCATTAAAACTTTTAGGTATGTATGATTATAAAGATAGACTTATATCAAAACTTTCAGGCGGACAGATACAGAGAGTTTTTTTGGCAAGAACTTTAGTACAAAACCCTAATATATTAATATTAGATGAGCCCACTAATGGTGTTGATATTGAAACTATTAATTTTTTATATGATTTGCTTCAAACTCTAAATAAAAATAAAAAAATAACTATTGTAATGGTTACACATGATATTGAGAGAATGTCAAAAATCTCAAATAGAGTGTTCTGTTTTGAAAACGGCACATTAGTAGAACTTGATAAAAATCAAATAAACATGGAATTATCACATAAGCACAAGCATCCAGATGGAAGCAGTTGTTCTTGTTAATATATATAAAGGGTTGTTTATAAATGGAAATATTTCAATATGAGTTTATGCGTAGGGCTTTTTCGGTGGGAGTACTTTTAGCTATTATAATACCTTCTATTGGGGTTGTAGTTGTATTAAAAAGGCTTTCTATGATAGGAGATGCTATATCACATACTTCTCTTGCGGGAGTAACTTTTGGGCTTGTGTTTAATATTAATCCAATACTTGCTTCTATGATATTTTGTGTTTTATCTGCTTTATCTATAGAGTTTATAAGAAAAAAAATTGCAAGATATGGTGAGATGTCTATAGCGATAATTATGTCTTTTGCTATTGGTCTTGCTGGGTTGTTATCTGGTTTCGTTTCTAATAATGCTAATTTTAATAGTTTTTTATTTGGAAGCATTGTAGCTATTAGTGATTTTGAATTAAAGCTAGTCGTAATTATAAGTATTATTTCTATATTGATATTTATATTTTTATACAAAGAGATTTTTTATATAACATTCAATGAAAGGCTTGCAAAACTCTCTGGTGTTCCTGTAAACAGGATAAACTTTATTTTTACAATACTTACAGCAATAGTAGTTTCTATATCTGCGAGGGCTGTTGGTGCTTTGATTGTATCATCTATGATGGTAGTTCCTGTTGCTTGTTCTATGCAGCTTGCTAATAGCTATAAAAAAACTATTATTTATGCTGTGTTATTTAATTTAATTTTTACTATTTTAGGAATATTTATTTCATATTATCAAGGATTAAAACCGGGCTCTACTATAGTTTTAATAAGTGTGATAAGTTTTGTATTAATTGCGATAATAAAATTTTTCTTAAACAAAAAATAAAAATTATTTATATTTAAATAATACTTGTATCCCGCACGCAGAGTAAAATTTAAAATATAAACAATATTTTAATTATAATCTAAACAATAAATAAGAATATGTTTACCGTGCGGTTAAAAAATTAAATAAATTTATTTGTTATTATCATCAGTTTTAAGTACGCTAATAAATGCATCCTGCGGAATCTCTACACTTCCAATAGCTTTCATTCTCTTTTTACCTTCTTTTTGTTTCTCTAATAATTTTCTTTTCCTTGTGATGTCTCCGCCGTAACATTTAGCTGTAACATTTTTTCTTAATGCACTTATATTTTCTCTTGCTATTATGCGTCCTGCAATTGCTGCTTGCAAAGGAATCTGGAACATATGCTTTGGTATAAGATGTTTTAATTTTTCTATAATTTGTCTTCCTCTGCTTTCTGCATTGCTTCTATGAGCCATAAATGATAAGGCATCCACTACTTCGCCATGAACAAGTATGTCTATTTTTTCTATTTGGCTTTCTCTAAAATCTGAAAAATCATAATCGAAAGAAGCATAGCCTCTTGATATAGATTTTAATTTATCATAAAAGTCATACACTACTTCTATTAAAGGCAAGTCAAATTTTATTTCTGCTCTTTTATCATCTAAATAAGTAAGAGAAGTTTGAGTGCCTCTTCTGTCTATACAAAGAGATATAATATTTCCTAAATAATCAGTAGGCACTATTATAAGAGCATTAATAAAAGGCTCATAACATTTTTCTATATATTGTGCAGAAGGAAAATCTGCAGGGTTATCAATTAGTTTTTCTTCTCCATTTGTGAGTTTTAATTTAACTTCTACAGAAGGGCTAGTTATTACAAGGTTAAGATTAAACTCTCTTTCAAGGCGTTCTTGTACAATCTCTAAATGTAAGAGTCCTAAGAAACCACATCTGTATCCAAATCCTAAAGCTATAGAACGCTCTGGCTCATAAACCAAAGAAGCATCATTAAGTTTTAATTTTTCTAATGCCTTTTGTAGATTTGTATAATCTTCATCTTCTGCAGGGAAAATACCAGCAAATACCATTGGTAAAACTTCTTTATATCCTATCAAAGGTTCATCAGAAGGATTTTCTTCAAGTGTGATAGTATCTCCTATTTTTATGTCAGATATATTTTTAATACCTGCAATAATATATCCTACTTCACCGCTTTTAAGTTCATTAGCAGATTTAAGCCCAAGCAAAAGTGTGCCGCATTCTTCAACTTCATACTCTGCTTTAGTCTCCATTAAAAGAAGTTTATCATCTTTCTTTATAGAGCCGTCAAATATTCTCACTATCATAACAGCACCGCGAAAAGGGTCATAATAAGAATCAAATATCAAAGCCCTTGTTTTTTTATTAGTATTATCCTTAGGAGCTGGTATCATCTTAACAACCGCTTCAAGTATCTCATCTATTCCAATATCATTTTTTGCACTTGCTAAAACTATATCATCTTTATTAACACCAAACTCTTTTTCCATCTGCTCTTTACAAAGTTCAATATTAGCAGCAGGTAAATCTATTTTGTTTATAACAGGTACAATCTCCAAATTATTTTCAAAAGCAAGATAAAAATTAGAAATAGTTTGAGCCTCAACCCCTTGAGCAGCATCAACAACAAGTATAGCACCCTCACAAGCAGCAAGCGAACGAGAAACCTCATAGTTAAAGTCAACGTGTCCTGGTGTATCAATCAAATTGAGAGTATACACTTCTCCGTCTTTTGCCTGATAAGAAAGTTTTACAGCTTGGCTTTTTATTGTTATTCCTCTCTCTCTTTCTATATCCATAGAGTCCAAAATTTGTGCTTTCATCTCTCTGCTTGATACTGCTTTAGTATGTTCTATAATTCTATCGGCTAAAGTGCTTTTTCCATGGTCAACATGTGCTATAATACAAAAATTCCTAATTTTCTCTGCGTATGACATTTATTAAAATATATCCTTATATTATTAAAATATTTTTGATAATAAAATTATATTTAGATGATATATTATAATATAGCAAAGGGCTTTTTGCAAATAGTTTTGTATAGTAAAATATCTATTTAAAATTTCTGTCTATATCTAGATTTCTTAATGTTTCTATCATCTGTATTTGCATCTGTATTCTAAAATTATCATTAACAGCACTATTTACAGAATTATTATTTGGAGATTTCTGATATATTTCTGATAGTATTTTAGAATTATTTAGTCTCATTCTATCTTCAAGCATTCTAATTCTTGGAGAATATCTGCCGTCTATTGCTTTTAGTTTTTCTCTCTCCTGATAAGTCATATATCCGTTTCCAAATTTATAGAATCTTCCATTTTTATAATATGTTTTTGTGTATCCATAATTTTTATATCTTTGATTATACAAATCATAACGAGGCTGATACATTGGTATTCTCTGATTAGGTATTAATGGTTTTACATTGCCTACTCTTGGTGTTGGAGAATAATAATATTGTGAAAATAAATTAATTGATAGTATAAAAAATATACAAAATAATTTCTTCATTGTTTTACCTCCGTATATATTAATTATACAAATAGTAAAAATAAATTCAATAACTCCGCATAATGAAAAACATTACACGGAGTTTCTGAGTAAATTATGAGTAATTATTCTTAAGTTGTGTATTATATTAGACGATTGATATTACAAAAAAAGTTCCCGAAAAATTATTTTTTTTATATTTTTTTATGTTTTTTAATACTTTGACAAATGAAGCATTTTATTATATTCTTTATGAGATTATAATAAATATAATTACATAAAGGATTAATATGAAATTCAAAATAGAAGAAAAAGTATTTAACACTCTAGACAATTTATGCATAGCATTTGTTGTAGCTAAAAATATAGACAACAGAGAAAATGATAAGTATGTTATGGATTTGCTTGATAATAACTTATCAAAAGCTCAAAAAGAATTAGAAAATATAAAGATAAAAGAATACAGCGAAATATTATGTTATAGAAATGCTTTTGAAAAATTATCTATTAACCCTAATAAGTTTTTATCTTCAATAGAGGCTATACTTACAAGAGTTTCAAAAGGTAAAGGTTTCCCTCATATAAATAAAATAGTAGATTTAGTTAATGCTTTATCTATAAAATACAGGCTTCCTATGGGTTCGCATGATATTGATTCTATGAATGATGATTTTTGTGTGAGATATTCTGTTAAGGGTGATAAGTTTTTACCTTTTGGGGAGACTGAAATAGAATTATTAGAAGATAATGAACTTGTATACACATCTGGTAACGATATAAGAACAAGAAGATGGATATGGAGACAAAGCGAATACGGAAAGATTGTAGAGACTACAACTAATATTATTTTTCCAATAGATGGCTTTGTTGGGGTTAACGATAAAAAAGTAATAGAGGCTAGAGATGAGCTTGAAAGTATTTTAAAAGAATTATTTAATTGCACCACTACAAAAGGTTTTTTAAGCAAAGAAAATAATGAATCTGAAGAGTTTTAATTAAAGGGTATTTATGAATAATAATTTAAACAGCAGCATGAGAGAAGAGATATTAAATCTTGTAAAAAGCGAGGACATAGTAAAACCTACCAGATATTTAGGCGGTGAGATAAACGCTATAATAAAACCTAATATGCCTTTTAAATTTGTTATGTGTTTTGCGGATATGTATGAAGTAGCCATTAGCAATTTGGGGCTTTCTATACTTTATGAGGTTATTAACTCTATTGAATATGCTTCTTGCGAGAGAGTGTATGCTGTTGCAGAAGATTTTGAAAAACTTTTAAGAGAAAAAAATATACCGCTTTATACTTTGGAGACTTTCAGCAAAGTAAAAGATGCTGATGTTTTGGGATTTACTTTGCAGTATGAGCTTATATATACGAATATACTTCAAGTTTTGGAATTAAGTCAGATACCTATACATAGAGATGAAAGAGGAGAAGATGTATCTATAATAGCTGCAGGCGGACCAAGCGTATTTAATCCTTTTCCTTTGGTTGACTTTATTGATGTATTTTTATTTGGTGAATTTGATTTTGAGATGAAAAACTTTGTGGATATAATTTATAATCTCAAAAAAAACGGAGCTAAAAGAGATGATATATTAAAAGAGCTTTCAAAACTTGAATATGCTTATGTACCAAAATATCCAAGAGAGCATGTAAAGAGAATATTTGTTGAAAACATTAATGAAATGCCTTATGTGAAGAAACCTTTAGTTCCTCTTGTTGAAGGTATACAAAACAGAATATCTGTTGAAATAGCTAGAGGCTGTACTCATAGCTGCAGATTCTGTTTGGCAGGAATTACTTATAGACCTGTAAGAAACCGCACTATAGAAAAAATTGTTGATATAGCAATGGAGTCATTAGAAGCCACTGGTGCAAACACTTTAAATTTATTCTCTCTTTCTGCTGATGATTATCCGCATATTGGTGAATTAATAGAATATTTGCAAACACTTGGAGAGCATAAAGGTTTTTCTCTATCTCTTCCTTCATTAAGAATTGATTCATTTGATAAAGAAACTGCCGAGAGAATAGCACAGTTTAGAAAAACAGGTTTAACATTTGCATTAGAAGTTGGAAGCCATGAACTTAGAGAAAAGATAAACAAATCAATGGACGAAGATGCAATTTATAATATACTTGCAGATGTTCAAAAAATGGGCTGGAAGATAGTAAAGATTTATTTTATGATAGGTTTTACTGATAACCCAGAAAAAGAGGCCGATGAAATAATAGAAGCATTAGAAAAAATGCTTGAAGTATACAAAAAAGAAAGTAAAAATAAATGCTGCTATTAATGTGTTTATACCAAAGCCTCATACACCTTTAGAAAATAATAATCAGCTTACAGATGAAGAAGCTATTTACTATATAGGAAAGGTAAGAGACCATTTTAGAGGAAGTAAGGTAGCTATAAAATATCACCCTCCAAGAATGGCAGAAATTGAAGGAATAATATCAAGAGGCGATGAAAAAATAGGAGAGATTATTTATAAGGCATATAAAAAAGGTGCAAGATTTGATGCTTGGGTTGAACATTTCAAATATGATGTTTGGAAGGAAGTGATAGAAGAGAGCGGATACACCATAAAAGAACTATTAAGCAAAAAAATAAATATGCCTTGGAAATGCATTGACACTCTTGTAAGTCAGCAATTCTTTGACAAGGAATACGAAAGATTTCAAAACGGAAAGTTTACAGACTACTGCTTTACAGGAAACTGCCAAAACTGCGGTATAGATTATAAACAATATTGCCATAAATACAAAAAAGAAGTTTTAAATACAAACTTTACTCAAATGGTTGAAGAATTAAAAACTCTAAAGAAAAGAGATATATTTGCTGTAAACTATAAAGTATTTATGAAGTTTAAAAAAGAAGGCATATCATCTCTTTTGGGTATGCATGATTTATCACGTGTTATGGTTTGTGCTTTTAAAATCGCAGGGGCTAGTATATCTTTAAGCAGAGGCTTTCACCCTCTTGAAAAAATAGTGTTTACTCCCCCTACTCCTTTTGCCTGCGAAAGTGATGCTGAATATATGGAAGTAAGTTTAACAGATAATATAGACATAGATTTATTAAAAAATAAAATTAATAATTTACTTTCTCATATAGGAATAGAAATATTAGAAGCTAATTTTATAGCTACGAACTTAAAAAAAATACAAACTCTTCCAAAAAATATTTTATATAAAATGAATACGAATGATAATGATAAAGCATTTAATTTACTTTCAAATAAAGAAACACTAAAAGAAAGTGAAGAGCGTTTGGGAGATTATATATTAAACAAAAAAGATAATGAAATATTTATAACTATACTTCAAAATGATAATAAACCTATAAGAATCAGAGATATTAAGAGCTATCTTTTAAAGAATACTATTAATATAAAAAATATTAGAAAGCTGAAGTTAGTATAATCATTGTTTTTATTGGGGTATTAATTTTTTATTAATATTTCACTGTATAATAAAAAATAATATGTGCTTTTGCAACTTTTGCCACGGGAAAAGTTGATATAAAATTACATACCTAAACAACTACATTTTGTCAAAAATAAATTTATATTCTTGTTTTTATATCTGGGGCTTTGCCCCAGACCCTAGTTCTTTTATTGGTATAAAAGAACCAAAAAAACTGCATTTTTAGTATAAATTTAGGTCATATCCTACATTTAATACATATATTTTTAATATAAAATTCTAGTAATTGAGTTTTTCGCAAAGCGTACCCATAGGGTAAAAACTTTTTTGTGTGGCAAAAAAGTTGATAATTCTATTAAAGTGCATCAATTAAGAAACTTAAAAATTTTTACTATAAATAGATTTAATTTAATAATCTATAAACACAGAAAAATCGTTTTGTAAATATTTATCTTCTATGTGTATTTTATAACTTAAATTAAGCTTTTTTAATATATCTTGAGTAAGCAGAAGTATATCATCTTTTTTATAATAATAATATTTATCTCCGTATTTTTCTTTGCAAGATATATCAAGTAAATTAAAGCAAACTCCCTTTCTTGCTGCCAACAAAAATGCTTCTATAGCCTCTTTTAAAAACTCTTCATTGTTTCCCAAGTTTAAATTAAATATTCCAGAAGTGTATATATAATCAACATCATCTTTTATATCAGTCTTTTTAAAGAAATCCATAGTCATAAACTGCGGGCTAATATTTTTATAAGTTTTTGATTTAGCTCTCTCAACCATCTCTGGCATAATATCTATACCTATGTAGTATAAGTTGATATTGTTTTTATCTATATATTCAGCCAAACTTCCAACTCCGCACCCAACATCAAGCAAAACATTGCCACTCATATTAAAATGCTCTATTAATGCCTTAAATCTTAAATTCTGTGCTTCTTCAGACTCCCAATCAACTACTTTATAATCTGGTATATTTAAATCATTTACTCTATTTATATAATGATCAACTATTATAGATTTTCTGCTTTCTTCCATAAAATATAATCTCTCTTTATTTATAAATTTATGTAATTATTTATTTAAACTTAATTTATATATAGTTCTCTCTTTATAATCCTTATCAGGAGAATATATTATACTAGGAAAATGTAAAAAATTCAAAGCACCAGGTAAATACTCACTCTCAAAACAAAAAGCCATATGTTTATTTAATACAGTGTTTCTCACTTCTCTATTATTAAGCATGTTTCCAGAATAAAAATGCATAGCAGGTTGTGTTGTGTAAAACTCTAAACTTATACCCGTTTTTTCACTATAAGCCTTGGCCTTTAATTTGTTTATATCATTATTAGCAAATATAAAACAATTATCATATCCTCCGCATTTTTCTATATCTAGCCCTACTTTTTTATTTTTTGTAAAGTCAAAAGGAGTGTTCTCTGTTTTTAAAATCTCTCCAGTAGATACGCATTCATCTGTTACAGGAAGGTAATATTTTGAATCTATAAATAACTCATGCTCATATATAGTGCCGTCTCCATTTAGATTCCAATAAGCATGATTAGTAAAGTTCAAAGGAGTTTTTTTATCTGTATTTGCAAAATAATCTATTATTATTTCGTTATCATCTGTAAGAGTATAAGTAATATTAATATTTACGTTTCCTGGGTAGCCCTCTTCACCGTCTTTTGAAAAATAAGAAAATAATACGCTTTTATCATTAATGCATTTAGAATCAAATTTCTTAAATGATATACCCTCAACACCACCATGAAGATGATGTTTATTGTTATCATTTTTAGCTAATTTATATGTTACACCGTCTAATGTAAACTCTGCATCTATAGTTCTATTTGCAACTCTACCAACAGAAGCACCTATA from Brachyspira pilosicoli P43/6/78 includes:
- a CDS encoding metal ABC transporter solute-binding protein, Zn/Mn family, translating into MKNVFYLLLILLSLISCNNNNNQNTTDKLQVYASIYPIYDFAKKIGGEKIDIYNITSAGSEPHDFELTSKDMANLSKANLFIYNGASMEHWADTVKDTIKDLKYLEASSNINNEELDPHFWLSPKKAKVQMENIKNVLAELDSKNADYYNSNYNLYAAKLDELDKSFRDNLQNIKNTNLVVTHPAFGHFCKEYNLNQVAIARDEADAKAMAQTINFIKNNNIKTIFYEDFSSSKLVDSIAKETGVKVSALNPIESLSEEYIKSGEDYFSIMQKNLEAITNGLNN
- a CDS encoding metal ABC transporter ATP-binding protein yields the protein MENIISFKNVHFGYTQEDILKCISFDINKGDFVSIIGSNGAGKSTILKLILGEINQYRGEIKLYGEDIKKFKNWQQIGYLEQNAYYKILNFPATVYEIVMSNMFADIGLFKFPNKKHKEKVFEALKLLGMYDYKDRLISKLSGGQIQRVFLARTLVQNPNILILDEPTNGVDIETINFLYDLLQTLNKNKKITIVMVTHDIERMSKISNRVFCFENGTLVELDKNQINMELSHKHKHPDGSSCSC
- a CDS encoding metal ABC transporter permease — protein: MEIFQYEFMRRAFSVGVLLAIIIPSIGVVVVLKRLSMIGDAISHTSLAGVTFGLVFNINPILASMIFCVLSALSIEFIRKKIARYGEMSIAIIMSFAIGLAGLLSGFVSNNANFNSFLFGSIVAISDFELKLVVIISIISILIFIFLYKEIFYITFNERLAKLSGVPVNRINFIFTILTAIVVSISARAVGALIVSSMMVVPVACSMQLANSYKKTIIYAVLFNLIFTILGIFISYYQGLKPGSTIVLISVISFVLIAIIKFFLNKK
- the lepA gene encoding translation elongation factor 4 encodes the protein MSYAEKIRNFCIIAHVDHGKSTLADRIIEHTKAVSSREMKAQILDSMDIERERGITIKSQAVKLSYQAKDGEVYTLNLIDTPGHVDFNYEVSRSLAACEGAILVVDAAQGVEAQTISNFYLAFENNLEIVPVINKIDLPAANIELCKEQMEKEFGVNKDDIVLASAKNDIGIDEILEAVVKMIPAPKDNTNKKTRALIFDSYYDPFRGAVMIVRIFDGSIKKDDKLLLMETKAEYEVEECGTLLLGLKSANELKSGEVGYIIAGIKNISDIKIGDTITLEENPSDEPLIGYKEVLPMVFAGIFPAEDEDYTNLQKALEKLKLNDASLVYEPERSIALGFGYRCGFLGLLHLEIVQERLEREFNLNLVITSPSVEVKLKLTNGEEKLIDNPADFPSAQYIEKCYEPFINALIIVPTDYLGNIISLCIDRRGTQTSLTYLDDKRAEIKFDLPLIEVVYDFYDKLKSISRGYASFDYDFSDFRESQIEKIDILVHGEVVDALSFMAHRSNAESRGRQIIEKLKHLIPKHMFQIPLQAAIAGRIIARENISALRKNVTAKCYGGDITRKRKLLEKQKEGKKRMKAIGSVEIPQDAFISVLKTDDNNK
- a CDS encoding B3/B4 domain-containing protein — protein: MKFKIEEKVFNTLDNLCIAFVVAKNIDNRENDKYVMDLLDNNLSKAQKELENIKIKEYSEILCYRNAFEKLSINPNKFLSSIEAILTRVSKGKGFPHINKIVDLVNALSIKYRLPMGSHDIDSMNDDFCVRYSVKGDKFLPFGETEIELLEDNELVYTSGNDIRTRRWIWRQSEYGKIVETTTNIIFPIDGFVGVNDKKVIEARDELESILKELFNCTTTKGFLSKENNESEEF
- a CDS encoding class I SAM-dependent methyltransferase — protein: MEESRKSIIVDHYINRVNDLNIPDYKVVDWESEEAQNLRFKALIEHFNMSGNVLLDVGCGVGSLAEYIDKNNINLYYIGIDIMPEMVERAKSKTYKNISPQFMTMDFFKKTDIKDDVDYIYTSGIFNLNLGNNEEFLKEAIEAFLLAARKGVCFNLLDISCKEKYGDKYYYYKKDDILLLTQDILKKLNLSYKIHIEDKYLQNDFSVFIDY
- a CDS encoding aldose epimerase family protein, which gives rise to MQVKNFNNGYLLYELKNKNDMVLKLTDIGASIVGVFVKDKNNNDVQVSFGSDDINFYLQPHDYIGASVGRVANRTIDAEFTLDGVTYKLAKNDNNKHHLHGGVEGISFKKFDSKCINDKSVLFSYFSKDGEEGYPGNVNINITYTLTDDNEIIIDYFANTDKKTPLNFTNHAYWNLNGDGTIYEHELFIDSKYYLPVTDECVSTGEILKTENTPFDFTKNKKVGLDIEKCGGYDNCFIFANNDINKLKAKAYSEKTGISLEFYTTQPAMHFYSGNMLNNREVRNTVLNKHMAFCFESEYLPGALNFLHFPSIIYSPDKDYKERTIYKLSLNK